From the genome of Bacteroides sp. MSB163, one region includes:
- a CDS encoding MGH1-like glycoside hydrolase domain-containing protein, translated as MKKHLLIGLFLLGLFIYPIKAISGNTPEELYENLQKRLASGWNTWDTRSVLTHVFLPYGFAVDLNMMDTDGSRVRKFRIGDRVKGAPLLQPGPHSFDGAYTQMTIDWRGYKLQVESAAMGLKNVILIRPLTETKKGGRLVVIPESLWKRGNTLSVDSLGFTLASRDKVVEIKTSIEGKLLEKKGREFILSLDTPVAICCGENVGLDDAIAFINNRARDFINSNQKQFGANYDCYNAMQSVLAWDNIYDPGIRRVITPVNRIWSSEWFASEDFGGFTLFCWDTYFASMMLAVGNKELAYANAVEITKAITERGFVPNCFYSNNFKSRDRSQPPVGSLAVWTIYKQYQEKWFLELLYKELLTWNRWWSRNREDGGLLCLGSNPYEKVTYFRSEFDTDCHYGAVLESGLDNSPMYDGVPFNKQKHLLEQHDVGMSSLYIMDCDYLALIAEELGYKKDVIEFRKRAEYYRNNLAGLWDGKTGFYYNRSTRDLKFNYRTSPTCFFKMHII; from the coding sequence ATGAAAAAGCACTTGTTGATAGGATTGTTTTTATTAGGTCTGTTTATCTATCCTATTAAGGCCATTTCAGGTAACACTCCTGAAGAATTATATGAGAATTTGCAAAAACGATTGGCTTCCGGTTGGAACACCTGGGATACCCGTAGTGTGCTGACTCATGTATTTCTTCCTTATGGTTTTGCTGTCGACCTGAATATGATGGATACAGATGGAAGTCGTGTAAGGAAATTCAGAATCGGAGATAGAGTTAAAGGGGCGCCATTATTGCAGCCGGGACCTCATTCATTTGATGGAGCTTATACTCAAATGACCATAGATTGGAGAGGATATAAGTTGCAGGTAGAAAGTGCTGCTATGGGACTTAAAAACGTAATTCTAATCAGACCACTGACTGAGACGAAGAAAGGAGGACGATTGGTGGTTATTCCTGAAAGTCTTTGGAAACGGGGCAATACACTTAGCGTGGATAGTTTAGGATTTACATTGGCATCACGTGATAAAGTTGTTGAAATAAAAACTTCTATAGAAGGTAAACTTCTGGAAAAAAAAGGAAGGGAGTTTATTCTGTCTTTAGATACTCCGGTTGCTATCTGTTGCGGAGAAAATGTGGGATTGGATGATGCAATTGCTTTTATTAATAATCGTGCCCGGGATTTTATTAATTCTAATCAGAAACAGTTTGGTGCAAATTATGATTGCTATAATGCCATGCAAAGTGTTTTGGCTTGGGATAATATATATGATCCTGGCATTAGAAGGGTGATTACTCCTGTAAATCGGATTTGGAGTTCCGAATGGTTTGCCAGTGAAGATTTTGGTGGTTTTACACTGTTCTGTTGGGATACTTACTTTGCATCGATGATGCTTGCTGTTGGTAATAAAGAATTGGCTTATGCAAATGCTGTAGAGATAACTAAAGCAATAACTGAACGTGGATTTGTACCCAACTGTTTTTATAGTAATAATTTTAAATCAAGAGATCGTTCTCAGCCACCTGTTGGTTCTTTGGCTGTCTGGACAATATATAAGCAATATCAAGAAAAATGGTTCTTGGAGTTATTATATAAAGAATTACTAACTTGGAATCGCTGGTGGAGCCGGAATAGAGAGGATGGAGGGTTATTATGCTTAGGTAGTAATCCTTATGAAAAGGTTACTTATTTCAGGTCTGAGTTTGATACGGATTGTCACTATGGTGCTGTTTTGGAATCAGGATTGGATAATTCTCCAATGTATGATGGGGTTCCTTTTAATAAGCAAAAACACTTGCTGGAACAGCATGATGTAGGTATGTCTTCTTTATACATCATGGATTGTGATTATCTGGCTTTAATAGCGGAAGAACTTGGCTATAAAAAAGATGTAATCGAATTTAGAAAACGCGCGGAATATTATCGTAATAATTTAGCAGGGTTGTGGGATGGCAAGACTGGATTTTACTATAATCGTTCTACCAGAGATCTGAAATTTAATTATCGCACTTCACCCACTTGCTTTTTCAAAATGCATATAATATAG